A single region of the Larimichthys crocea isolate SSNF unplaced genomic scaffold, L_crocea_2.0 scaffold26618, whole genome shotgun sequence genome encodes:
- the LOC104938853 gene encoding protocadherin beta-1-like gives MRRQVLVLISLLSLGSVLGQVSYSIPEEMAKGSVVGNIARDLGLDVKRLKSGKARIFTGDSAEYIELSRDRGVLLVKERIDRESLCRQTTPCALHLQIILENPMELFRITVEITDINDNSPSFKNDEKRFEISESAIIGSKFVLERAVDADISVNGLKNYSLKPTDNFGLKIQSHADGNKKVEMVLNKPLDREKEEQISLLLTAVDGGEPQMSGTVKIYVTVLDVNDNAPVFIQSVYKAAIAENSQKGTTLTTVSATDADKGSNGDVSYSVSSTMDSVSDIFTINENGEVILVGEVDFEKAKYYQIDIEAKDSGGLSDSSKIIVDVIDINDNKPAISVLSKSDSIPENSPQNTVIVMFSVLDPDSSNNGQVNCRINGNIPFTITTSSNDFYSLVTDSDLDRERASEYNITLLCSDEGVPLLIIIIDIV, from the coding sequence ATGAGACGGCAAGTACTGGTCCTCATCTCGCTTTTGTCTCTCGGTTCCGTTCTCGGTCAAGTCAGTTACTCTATTCCGGAGGAAATGGCAAAAGGCTCTGTTGTAGGTAACATAGCACGGGATTTAGGTTTAGATGTGAAAAGGCTAAAGTCGGGTAAAGCCCGTATATTTACGGGCGACAGTGCAGAATACATTGAGCTGAGTAGAGACAGAGGGGTCCTCCTCGTGAAAGAGAGAATCGACAGAGAGTCGCTCTGCAGACAAACGACGCCTTGTGCTTTGCATTTGCAGATTATTCTTGAAAACCCAATGGAGCTTTTTCGAATCACGGTTGAGATTACCGACATCAACGACAACAGTCCCAGTTTTAAAAATGACGAGAAACGTTTTGAAATTAGCGAGTCTGCGATCATAGGATCTAAATTTGTGTTAGAAAGAGCGGTTGATGCAGACATCAGTGTAAATGGCCTGAAAAACTACAGCTTGAAACCTACAGATAATTTTGGATTGAAAATACAAAGTCATGCAGATGGAAATAAAAAGGTCGAAATGGTCCTGAACAAACCGTTAGATCGAGAGAAAGAGGAGCAAATATCATTGTTGTTAACAGCTGTAGATGGAGGTGAACCTCAGATGTCTGGTACAGTAAAGATTTACGTGACCGTGCTTGATGTAAACGACAATGCTCCTGTTTTTATACAGTCGGTTTACAAGGCAGCCATTGCGGAAAATTCTCAAAAAGGGACCACACTGACAACAGTGAGTGCTACTGATGCAGATAAAGGATCAAACGGGGACGTTTCTTACTCAGTGTCCTCCACTATGGACAGTGTATCTGACATATTTACAATCAATGAAAACGGTGAAGTTATATTGGTTGGGGAAGTTGACTTTGAAAAAGCCAAGTATTATCAAATTGATATTGAGGCTAAAGACAGTGGTGGTCTTTCTGATTCTAGTAAGATTATAGTTGATGTTATTGATATCAATGATAACAAGCCTGCAATCAGTGTACTTTCCAAATCTGATTCAATCCCAGAAAACTCTCCCCAAAATACAGTTATTGTTATGTTCAGTGTCCTTGACCCAGATTCAAGTAACAATGGTCAAGTGAACTGCAGGATAAATGGCAACATACCATTTACTATCACAACATCATCAAATGATTTCTATAGTTTAGTGACAGACAGTGATTTGGATAGAGAGAGAGCTTCTGAATATAATATCAcattgctctgctctgatgagGGAGTGCCattattaattatcattatCGATATTGTCTAA